A window of Methanobacterium aggregans genomic DNA:
ATGCACCAGGCAATAATTAAGGAGATAGGAGATTGAAAAAGGTTTTTTAATTTTTTAGTTGATTTGTTGAGATCATCTAATGATTTAAGATCATCTGAATGATTTAAACTAAAGGATTCAAAGTTTGATCCCGTGGATTCACATTATTAATTCATAATGCTCCTAATAATAAAAGACCAGTTTTTCAAGGATCATTTATTAAATTAATCATCTTCATTGAGTTTTTATTCATAACTAATGAAATTCACGCTTAAAATATCCCAATCCCTCTGATTTACTTCTAATAGCAAAAATCTCTCTTATTGGTTATTTACTTATTCTTAATCCTCATTTATTTGAATTTAAGAGATATGTCCGATTTATAAATCCTTTAACTCGGGCTTATTTTGTTATAAGTGCCATTAATTGTTTTTATTTTTTGAATTTGGTCATATTTTGTTCCCCAATCCTTAAATAGGGCATGAATTAGTAAGATCGGATTAGGGGTACGATGAAAAGGTTTAAACTTGCTTTTTTTCCTTAAATAGCTTCTAAACGTGCCTATTTTTTAAAAATAAACCGTAATCTTTATATATAATGCCAAAGTGAACATGTGTTTGTCCGGAGGCGATTGTTGTTTTTTTCAACAATCTGGACACGGAGGCGATAAAATTAAGCGAAAAACCACATATGCAACAATTTTTGCATTGTGTGTGATGTTCAGCACTCTGCCATTTGCAGGGGCTGCTGACACCCAGAATACCAATGTAACTCAAAGTACAAATCAAAATACAGTCGGAACAAATGCGGTTACCGACAATGGCTTGAAAATAGGTGCAAACGGAGACCAAGTTGTCACACTACAGAAATGGCTCAAAAACCAGGGATACTACACAGGAAACATCGATGGATCCTTCGGTTCCTACACCAAGTTAGCTGTTAAATACTTCCAGACAGATTCAAACATAACTGTTGATGGATGGGTGGCTAATGAAACTGTAGGTGCAATGACGCAACTCACAGGAACAAATCCATTCTCAGTAACATCAGGAACTTCAAGTAGTTCTACAGCAAGTTCTACAGATTCAACCAGTTCTACAGCAAGTTTCAGTGATTCAACATCCAGTGATTCAGACAGTTCCACAGACAGCTCTTCAGATTCAACACATGAGTTAAGGAGCGGTAGTGCATCAGCAAGTACCACAACTACAACCAGCACATCCAGTACAAAAACTTCAACCAAAACCGAAACTACAACAAGTACAAGCTCCAGCTCAGGATCCAGTTTATCCGAGATCCTTGCAAGCGGTGCAAAGTACGGCTACAGTCATTCAGCAAGTACAGCATCTGGAATGGTAAGTGGTGGAAGTGGTGATTGTTGGGCAATGAGTGCTTACCTCTACAGCAAACTTTCAGCTGCAGGTATCCAATCAAGGATAGTTCAGTACTCAACAGCATACTCATCCAGACACAGATCAGTTCAGCTCTACGGAAGCAGTGGATGGTACGATGTTCCATACGGAAGCTACGGTTACAGTACCATGTTCAAGGCCACCTCAAGCAAGCCAGGAATGACATTAATAGCAAGCAGTTAAACAGTGAACAGTAAGTACACTGTGCAGAAGCATTTTTGAATATTTCACCGCTTTAAAATCAGTTTGCGGAAGCACAGTCAGATAAGAGGAGTTTGTAGGTTTTATACCTATAAAACTCTCCCTTTTATTTGGAGTTCACATGATAAACACAATTCTTTTAAAAAAATAAAGAAAACTTATTTTAAAAAATTCAGATATTAGGAAATTTATAATACCCTCCTTTTTCAGAATTATTAATTGATAATATTCATGGATTAAAATAAGATAATGTAAAAATAAATGAAGCTATGAAACGATTGATAATATCCATATCCTAACATATTGTTGTTATGCCTAATAGTTGATCAGAGGTTTTATCAATGTCTGAAAACAGGTCTTATCCATTGGATATTGAAATATCACCAGTTTACATTGATAAAATACTGCATTTTGTAAGATTCTATTATCTACGCCAGCAGCCTGAAAACTTCAGAAACATCCGTAAAACACGTGAAGGGCTATTCTTCACAGCAAGTGATGATAATAGATTATGGAATGCTGATTTTTTCCTTAAAGCATCCAGTCCTATTCATGTTGATGTTGATGCATCTATCAGCACACCTGATTCTGTTTTGGATGAAATAAAAGAGGATCTTCTTTTGGTTGTTAAGATCTATGAGGAACAGATAAACAGATCCACTTTGTACTTTTCATGGGTTGAGGGTGAGGACATCATTCCAGA
This region includes:
- a CDS encoding peptidoglycan-binding domain-containing protein, whose product is MSGGDCCFFQQSGHGGDKIKRKTTYATIFALCVMFSTLPFAGAADTQNTNVTQSTNQNTVGTNAVTDNGLKIGANGDQVVTLQKWLKNQGYYTGNIDGSFGSYTKLAVKYFQTDSNITVDGWVANETVGAMTQLTGTNPFSVTSGTSSSSTASSTDSTSSTASFSDSTSSDSDSSTDSSSDSTHELRSGSASASTTTTTSTSSTKTSTKTETTTSTSSSSGSSLSEILASGAKYGYSHSASTASGMVSGGSGDCWAMSAYLYSKLSAAGIQSRIVQYSTAYSSRHRSVQLYGSSGWYDVPYGSYGYSTMFKATSSKPGMTLIASS